The following are from one region of the Toxorhynchites rutilus septentrionalis strain SRP unplaced genomic scaffold, ASM2978413v1 HiC_scaffold_181, whole genome shotgun sequence genome:
- the LOC129781712 gene encoding nuclear pore glycoprotein p62-like: protein MEQELEFVTAQHTDLEECIIPLEEELSKIVQVDIERGQTYSMAETLDSQLKQMSEDLKEVIEHINESNKYPDPSDPSVQIGKILNAHMNSLQWIESSTSSITTRLEEIRKMHDTLRKDNERLFRLYYDN from the coding sequence ATGGAGCAGGAGCTAGAATTCGTCACTGCTCAGCATACCGATTTGGAGGAGTGTATTATACCGCTCGAGGAGGAACTTTCCAAAATCGTTCAGGTTGATATCGAACGAGGCCAAACTTACTCAATGGCGGAAACATTAGACTCGCAGCTCAAACAAATGTCCGAGGATCTCAAGGAAGTGATTGAACATATAAACGAGTCGAACAAATACCCCGATCCGAGCGATCCTTCGGTGCAGATTGGAAAGATACTAAATGCTCACATGAATTCTCTACAATGGATTGAATCATCCACCTCCAGCATAACCACCCGCTTGGAGGAAATTCGTAAAATGCACGATACACTGAGGAAGGATAAC